The Primulina tabacum isolate GXHZ01 chromosome 1, ASM2559414v2, whole genome shotgun sequence genome contains the following window.
GTGATCTGCCTGAGCATGAAGAGCTTGAGAGATGGTACCTCGTTGAGCGATATTGCCTGAGCTGGAGGAAGAAGCAGATTGTGGATGTGCGTTGAATGGTGGCATAGATGCAGTGTTTGCACGAGTCTCTTGATCTCCAAAGTTGCGTGATGGCTTCCAGTCTTGTGGTTTTCCATGGATTTTCCAACAAGTCTCCCGACTGTGTCCTGGACGGCGACAATGGTCGGAGTATGGTCGAGCCTTCCGAGGTCTGTTGTCAGAGGTGACTTTAACGGCATGGAGCTGAGTGTGTTCGGCAGATAATAATGCTGATGATTCTGCAGGGATTGACAGCGTTGGTGAATCTTCGCCCATCATTACCTTCCTTCGGCTCTCTTCATGCCGAACTGCTGAGAAAGCTTCTCGGAGAGAGGGAAGAGGCTTGATACTAAGGACTCGTCCTCTTACTTCGTCCAGCTCCTTGTTGAGGCCGGATAATAGCTTAAATACTCGTTTGGTCTCAACGATCTTGTTGTAGAGTATGGAATCTTCAGGGCATGTCCACTGATGGTTGTCATAGAGGTCGAGTTTCTGCCATAACCGAGTCAGAGTGCTGAAATAATGGGTGACCTGTAGACTCACCTTGTCGTAACTCATGAAGGATGCTTTCTGTCTCAAATAGTTCCGAGGTATTTTCGGTACTAGAGTAGGTTATTTTAGCGGCTTCCCAAATGTCTGCAGCCGTGGCAAAGAGTAAGAAGTTCTCTCCGATCTCGGTTGTCATAGAGCTGATGAGCCATGACTGGACCATGCTGTTGTTGGTCTTCCAGGTTTTGTAGTTCGGATCGTCTTCCTTAGGAGCCTTCGCTGTTCCAGTGAGGTGATCATCTTTGCCTTTGCCGCGTACGAACATCAAGACGGATTGAGACCGCCCAAGGTAATTGTGGCCATTGAGTTTGTGATTCGTCATAAATTGGGAAAAGGAATCAGTTGTGTTTGAGTTGGTCATGGTAGATGATTGCGTATCAGATGTGGTGGTATATGCGTGAGCTTGGCCAATTTTGGTCATGGTGTTTGGGTTTTATTtccctgctctgataccatgaagAAATGCTTGAGGAAAAAATTCTACCCATATTATTGATAATTCACCTATATATATACAGGAGTAACACACAAAAGAAGGAACAAACACAAAACCAAGAACTGAAGATCCGAGAAACAAGCTCAGAGAACAACTGACTACACAAATTCAGCTAACAAATTCTACTCATAAAGGACTATCAATTCCATGTTGGAGATGCTTCTGGATAGATTTTCTACAAAGTTCTTCAATCTCAGTTTTGAGTTCATTATCTTTGATTTTGGCTGGAGGGTGGAGGAATTCATAGAAGATCAAGTTTCAAGATTTAGCCTTGAGGACAAGGCTTATTTTCAAGATTACGGTATTGCAAAGGACCTGAATGAAAAGATTTAGTGGGACAGATTAGGAGAGGCCCATGTTGACCTGGCCACGGGACGGGTTGGACACGGACACAGACCCGAACCCGGAGCAGACCTAGCCTGTGGTTAACCAAGACAACGGTCTTGACCCGGAATCGTGACCGTAACCGACCAAAGGCTGTCCGGTTACAATTTTGGGGTCAAAAACCCATTGAACTCGACGggttgaaaatatttaaaaaaaaatttaaaaaaaatatggccATGATGAAGTGACAGTTTATGATCATTGGTGACCCGACCAGGACAGACGGGTGGactgttaaattttttttaaaaaaatctgaattCAACTAGATAAATACCTGCTCCTTTTATTTCTTTCCACACAGTTGTTTCTCAATTCTAAATTCAAACTTTATTTCTCTATTATCAAAATATTAATtgttcattatttttttaattattttaattttatttttatacaaatgGTCGTTCCAAGTGGTAGTAGTAAGAGCAAGGGAAAGAGAATCATGCCCTAGTTTGCGGGTCATGATTTTCTTTCATTCAATGTCGACGACTATGATCTAGATTTTTTCGATGAGGAGCAACAAGAACAAGAGTCGGCCCTACGAACACATGATCATCCAAGTCAAGAAAAGCATGAGCAATCTGACGACGCCTAAAAATCGAGTGGTGCCTGGTCACACATCTAATATTTTCACCAAACATTTCGAAAAGGCGACGCTTCCGATAATTTGCAAGCCAAATACAAATTTTGTtctaaaacttacaaatttcaaCAAGGAAGTGGTTATAAAACTTTAACTCAAACCGTCGAGAAATCATCCAATGAGAATTTGTATTGATCTTTATCAAACTCAAATGTCGGAATTCTCGTCTCAAATGGGTAACAATTTGAATCTACTAAAATGGGTAAATTCTTTCATATTAGGTGCACatgttatattttaaatttttatattcaagatgaatttaaaaaattagaattGCTTATTAAATCAATTAGGATCACAACTCATTATCTATGACACATCTCCAAATTACGAACAATTGGACAAATTTTGCAAAATCAATAGTGTGGGGTCTAAACAATTTGCACGGGACATTCCAACATATTGGAATTCAACATATAAATTTGTTTTATCTTCTTTTGAATATGAagatttattatgtttatttttcataaacatattcaaacTCGTAATATTTATTTGTTTGCAAATCAGTGGAACATATTTActaatatttgtgaaattttaaaagtgctTAATGATGTTAGTGACCAATTATTCGTTGTTTATTATCCTATTTCTTGTTTAGTTTTAATACATTGTTTAACATTGCATGAATTTTTAgtgaatatattaaatataacgATGATATTTTAGTccaatatatttatatcattaaaggaaattgggaaaaatattttttagaattgcttaaatatttttatgttcttTTGTTTTAGATCATTGACTTAGACTCGATAGTTTACAAGACATGCTAACATTATATTATGATTCTTTATATCATACTACGAAAACGGTTTCATGTGCCTCATCGATTTTGTTTAATAGTAGAACTCatttatatgttatttttaattaatatactacCAAATATGGTGGATAAATTGTTCCACGTGAATCACAATCTATTAGTAATATCACTTTTAAATTTACTAACCATAACTTTTATTAAGAAAATGGACAAAACACCAACAAAAATCCTCAAGTTCTAGTCAGGAATTTGAGAATTATATTACCATTACTTTTGATTTTAGTGATGGAGATGATGACATTTTCGCCATATTGCAATGATGGTCGAAAAAAACACAAGTATATCCAATATTATCTATAattacaaaagaaattttatCTTGCTCCATTTCAATAGTTACACTTGAGCAAGCTTTTAGTATCAGAAGAAATATATTAGATGAAAGACGTTATAGTTTAAGGGTGAAAATTTGAAAGCCCAATGTTTGATCAATTATTAGTCAAAAGCCCTTACCCGAACACAAGATCATAAAAAGTGATGAAGAAGACCAATACGAAACCAAGGGAACATCCGGAACAATAACGAGAAAAAATGTGAATGATTGAACAACGTCACTCCTAAAAATAAGTATGTAAAGATAAACGAACCTCCGGAAGCTTTGATTCATctacaacaaaaaaaataataataagcaatttatatagttatatattAGTGCAAGCCTTTTTTGtacatattttttattgtatgtGATACCTTGAATTTGAAAACTTTAATATTTGTTCATGTAACAGTGCACTGAGCCCGTGGGGAACCAAATTTGGCCACCCGTGCGCGCCTTCACTTCCTGAAAAATGGCTTGCTCTTAGCCACCGTTTTCATATGGATTGTTATTTTCACCCAAGTCTTATTAGCGTCCTCGTATATATCTTCAAAAGATTGTTCTCATCCTTTGACTCTCATTGCTACAGCATCAACAGTTGAGAAAATGGTAAACCTTCAAACAAAAGATATGAAAGGATGTGACCTAGTCAACAAGCCGCGAGAGGTCGTCCCTTTGAGTGTATTGCCTTGTAACACAAAAGGCTGCAAAGAGGGAGATTCGACTTCGAATCTCTGTATTTGTACTCGTTTGTACATGAAGGACCGGCACACTTTTCTCTTGGTGGTGGATAGCTGAAATTTCCAGGAAAACCAGAAAAAACCAGATCACGTAAAGCAAATCCGACACAAACTTGAACCTGAATAATATGATTAACAACCATCTTTTGCCAAAGGTTAACCTGATTTGATACCTGCAAGGCTTAGGTTCAAAAATACTTGGGAAGCCAAGCTCGTCAGGGAAAGTGACGATGGTCCCTGAAGGTCCCATAATCCATCTAATGACATTGGATGCAATTTTAGCAGAGTTCGAGGTCCTCTCCTGTACCGTGATGCAAGCAAAGGGTGTGAAAACGGGAAGTTTACTAAGATAATGATCATGTTGATGACTATCATGTTACCTGTGCTCGGTTCTCCTGTTGTTTCTTGATTTTCACCTCTCGTTTTTTCCTGTTGGAATCTTGACACAAGATTTTCCTAATTGCCTCTGCCTATACATTTCAAGCACATTAAATGTGGAAAATGTGGAATCCAAGACACAAAATATACCGAAATACGTACCAAAAGATATGAATACAAACCTCAGATTCACGAGCGGCCTTTTCATTTTGCATCCTACGCCTTTTAGCAGCCTCAGCTCTTTTCATTTGCTGCTCCACTTCAGAGAGTTGCTCTTTTTGCTCTGCCGAAAAAGTAACAATAATAGCAGTACATTTACCATAAAATAATTATGGAACGAGCAAATTTATCCAGTGCAACAACAAGCTTTGCTCACTTCTTGATGTGGCATGTGACAAGGTTGGAAAATGAGTTGGACCAGCACCTAAACCAGGTGAAACATCTCTACCAGTCAGAATAGCCCTCCTACGTGTAGTTATTGAGCTTTCCATATCGGAATATTTCGATACTTCAATTGGTTCCTGTCTCCGATTCTTGTTCTTTAGATCAGTCTCACAGTCAAATACTGAATCCTTATCTTCCAAATAATCAGGCACTTCAAATGATCTTGGAAGTTGGGAATTCATACTTTCTTTATGTAGATTTGAAGAGTCGTATTGTCCGATAACTGTTTCATATCCGTACGTATGCATACCCATTACTCTAGATATCTTCTGCATTTGCTTGCCTATAGTCTTATCTTCGTAGTCTGTATTAGAGCAAACTgaaattttggaatttttgaGCTTTGAAAGGTACCGAatctcatcatcatcttcatcaTTATACAATTCATCAGAAACATATTTCTTAGTAATAAATTTCCTTTCACATGATCGTTCATGCTTTGAACCTTGCTCGACAGACTCCCCAGTCATGTCTAGCCCAGATGAATCCATTTTTCAAAACTAAAACcaattttggaaaaatctttCCACCGCACGCCACACAAGCCTACTTTCTCTCCCATAAAGCAGATATCTGAGTTTTCCTGCTTATGAATGATTCAATGATTGAACTAAATGGAATCAAAGTCAAATACTTCAAGCAAATTAAGAAGAATTTATATCAAAGGCTATACTTCTGGACATGAAACACATGATATTAAAACGGAATTTCAGGGGATGGAAAAGCAGCTTTCAGTAAGATAATACAAAAAAAGACCTTATAAAATAAACTAGCGGGAAAAAAATTACATTCCAACAAATGGG
Protein-coding sequences here:
- the LOC142543385 gene encoding uncharacterized protein LOC142543385 isoform X2, yielding MDSSGLDMTGESVEQGSKHERSCERKFITKKYVSDELYNDEDDDEIRYLSKLKNSKISVCSNTDYEDKTIGKQMQKISRVMGMHTYGYETVIGQYDSSNLHKESMNSQLPRSFEVPDYLEDKDSVFDCETDLKNKNRRQEPIEVSKYSDMESSITTRRRAILTGRDVSPGLGAGPTHFPTLSHATSRKQKEQLSEVEQQMKRAEAAKRRRMQNEKAARESEAEAIRKILCQDSNRKKREVKIKKQQENRAQERTSNSAKIASNVIRWIMGPSGTIVTFPDELGFPSIFEPKPCSYPPPREKCAGPSCTNEYKYRDSKSNLPLCSLLCYKAIHSKGRPLAAC
- the LOC142543385 gene encoding uncharacterized protein LOC142543385 isoform X3, with product MDSSGLDMTGESVEQGSKHERSCERKFITKKYVSDELYNDEDDDEIRYLSKLKNSKISVCSNTDYEDKTIGKQMQKISRVMGMHTYGYETVIGQYDSSNLHKESMNSQLPRSFEVPDYLEDKDSVFDCETDLKNKNRRQEPIEVSKYSDMESSITTRRRAILTGRDVSPGLEQKEQLSEVEQQMKRAEAAKRRRMQNEKAARESEAEAIRKILCQDSNRKKREVKIKKQQENRAQERTSNSAKIASNVIRWIMGPSGTIVTFPDELGFPSIFEPKPCRYQISYPPPREKCAGPSCTNEYKYRDSKSNLPLCSLLCYKAIHSKGRPLAAC
- the LOC142543385 gene encoding uncharacterized protein LOC142543385 isoform X1, encoding MDSSGLDMTGESVEQGSKHERSCERKFITKKYVSDELYNDEDDDEIRYLSKLKNSKISVCSNTDYEDKTIGKQMQKISRVMGMHTYGYETVIGQYDSSNLHKESMNSQLPRSFEVPDYLEDKDSVFDCETDLKNKNRRQEPIEVSKYSDMESSITTRRRAILTGRDVSPGLGAGPTHFPTLSHATSRKQKEQLSEVEQQMKRAEAAKRRRMQNEKAARESEAEAIRKILCQDSNRKKREVKIKKQQENRAQERTSNSAKIASNVIRWIMGPSGTIVTFPDELGFPSIFEPKPCRYQISYPPPREKCAGPSCTNEYKYRDSKSNLPLCSLLCYKAIHSKGRPLAAC